One genomic window of Mustela erminea isolate mMusErm1 chromosome 13, mMusErm1.Pri, whole genome shotgun sequence includes the following:
- the SSH1 gene encoding protein phosphatase Slingshot homolog 1 isoform X2 yields the protein MVVVDSSGRQDTEESILLGVDFSSKESKSCTIGMVLRLWSDTKIHLDGDGGFSVSTAGRMHVFKPVSVQAMWSALQVLHKACEVARRHNYFPGGVALVWATYYESCISSDQSCINEWNAMQDLESARPDSPALFVDKPTEGERTERVIRAKLRSIMMSRDLENVTSKEIRNELETQMNCNLKEFKEFIDNEMLLILGQMDKPSLIFDHLYLGSEWNASNLEELQGSGVDYILNVTREIDNFFPGLFAYHNIRVYDEETTDLLAHWNEAYHFINKAKKNRSKCLVHCKMGVSRSASTVIAYAMKEFGWPLEKAYNYVKQKRSITRPNAGFMRQLSEYEGILDASKQRHNKLWRQQSETCLQQPADGPAGSGDFLPETLDGAPEARLPCPDDAAQPGFPDSGTPGGPTLPCCFRRLSDPLLHSLSDETGSLVHLEDLERDALLEEPAEPAEAHTPARHLQEASGLCEKEVKKKLEFGSPKVLSGSSPQVEEMEGEEVPGAGQWERPPRQLEKSLLNRENLNNNNSKRSCPEDFEHDAIFGILNKVKPSYKSCADCVYPIASGAPEAFRERGENPGAPAICTQPTFLPHLTSSPVAHTSSRSRALEKLASGPSESPPFLPPAGSRRSDIGGSGAAAAPEIPASLLEPSRETQKVLPKSPLLKNSHCDKNPPSMDIAKDDSPPKKDPKPAKDLRLLFSKESEKPTSNSYLMQHQESIIQLQKAGLVRKHTKELERLKGTPADPVSPCRDGPASRLETSIPEENPDLAPVPPLGPPALPSLSGSDEKSEAIPTPFEVAPPKSPGPFLCRLDHTSHFSKDFLKTICYTPTSSSMSSNLTRSSSSDSIHSVRGKPGLVKQRTQEIETRLRLAGLTVSSPLKRSHSLAKLGSLNFSTEDLSSEPDASTLTDSRDAQWSESSFLREPQVAPRNPAATSRPSGKPASEHLRSPSWTSRS from the exons gtCTGCCCTGCAGGTCCTTCACAAGGCCTGCGAAGTGGCGCGCAGACACAACTACTTCCCCGGCGGCGTGGCGCTTGTCTGGGCCACATACTACGAGAGCTGCATCAGCTCAGATCAGAGCTGCATCAACGAGTGGAACGCCATGCAGGACCTAGAGTCCGCGCGGCCCGACTCCCCGGCCCTGTTTGTGGACAA GCCAACCGAAGGGGAAAGGACTGAGCGCGTCATCAGGGCCAAGCTCCGCAGCATCATGATGAGCCGGGATCTAGAAAACGTGACCTCAAAAGAA ATCCGTAATGAATTAGAGACACAGATGAACTGTAACTTGAAAGAATTCAAGGAATTCATAGACAATGAGATGCTCCTTATCTTGGGACAGATGGACAAGCCCTCCCTCATCTTCGACCACCTTTATCTC GGCTCTGAATGGAATGCATCCAATCTGGAGGAACTGCAGGGCTCAGG TGTGGACTACATTCTAAATGTCACCAgggaaatagataatttttttcctggcttATTTGCATATCATAACATCCGAGTCTATGACGAAGAGACAACAGACCTTCTTGCCCACTGGAACGAAGCGTACCATTTCATAAACAAAGCAAA GAAGAACCGTTCCAAGTGCCTGGTACATTGCAAAATGGGTGTCAGCCGATCTGCCTCCACGGTCATAGCCTATGCAATGAAGGAATTTGGCTGGCCTCTGGAAAAAGCATACAACTATGTGAAGCAGAAGCGCAGCATTACACGGCCCAACGCAGGCTTCATGAGACAGCTGTCTGAGTATGAAGGCATCTTGGACGCGAG CAAACAACGGCACAACAAGTTGTGGCGCCAGCAGAGCGAGACCTGCCTCCAGCAGCCGGCAGATGGCCCAGCAGGGTCTGGGGACTTTTTGCCGGAGACCTTGGACGGCGCCCCGGAGGCCCGGCTGCCCTGCCCAGACGATGCTGCCCAGCCCGGCTTCCCAGACAGCGGCACTCCAGGGGGACCCACTCTCCCCTGCTGCTTCCGGCGGCTCTCAGACCCCCTCCTGCATTCCCTCAGCGACGAAACTGGCAGCCTGGTCCACCTGGAGGATCTGGAGAGGGATGCCCTTTTGGAGGAACCAGCCGAGCCAGCCGAGGCACACACACCAGCCAGACATCTCCAGGAAGCTTCTGGACTCTGCgagaaggaagtgaaaaagaaGCTGGAGTTTGGGAGCCCCAAGGTCCTGAGTGGCTCCTCGCCGCAGGTGGAGGAGATGGAAGGGGAGGAGGTCCCAGGAGCAGGGCAGTGGGAACGGCCCCCACGCCAGCTCGAGAAAAGCCTGCTCAACCGGGAGaaccttaacaacaacaacagcaagagGAGCTGCCCGGAGGACTTCGAG CACGATGCTATATTTGGGATCCTTAACAAGGTGAAGCCTTCCTACAAGTCCTGTGCTGACTGCGTGTACCCTATAGCCAGCGGGGCTCCCGAGGCCTTCAGGGAGCGGGGTGAGAACCCCGGAGCTCCTGCCATCTGTACCCAGCCAACCTTCCTGCCGCACCTCACATCCTCCCCTGTGGCCCACACATCCAGCAGGTCCCGAGCTTTAGAGAAACTGGCCTCTGGCCCCAGCGAAAGTCCCCCATTCCTACCACCAGCAGGCTCAAGGAGGTCAGACATCGGTGGCTCCGGGGCCGCAGCTGCCCCAGAAATACCAGCTAGCCTTCTGGAACCTTCCAGAGAAACCCAAAAAGTCCTGCCAAAGTCCCCCCTTTTGAAGAATTCTCACTGTGATAAGAATCCTCCAAGCATGGACATAGCGAAGGATGACTCACCACCCAAGAAAGACCCGAAACCTGCCAAGGACCTGCGGCTTCTGTTCAGCAAAGAATCCGAGAAGCCGACAAGCAACAGCTACCTGATGCAGCACCAGGAATCCATCATTCAGCTGCAAAAGGCGGGCTTGGTCCGAAAGCACACCAAAGAACTGGAGAGGCTGAAGGGCACGCCCGCAGACCCTGTGTCTCCCTGCAGGGATGGCCCCGCCAGCAGGTTAGAAACCAGCATCCCTGAGGAGAACCCTGATCTGGCTCCTGTCCCTCCGCTGgggcccccagctctgcccagccTCTCGGGGAGTGATGAGAAGTCAGAGGCCATCCCCACTCCATTTGAAGTCGCCCCACCCAAGAGCCCCGGTCCCTTCCTCTGCCGCCTGGATCACACCAGTCACTTCTCAAAAGACTTCCTGAAGACCATCTGCTACACCCCCACGTCGTCCTCAATGAGCTCCAACCTGACGCGGAGCTCCAGCAGCGACAGCATCCACAGCGTCCGAGGCAAGCCGGGCCTGGTGAAGCAGCGGACGCAGGAGATCGAGACCCGGCTCCGGCTGGCGGGCCTCACCGTCTCATCCCCACTGAAACGCTCACACTCTCTGGCCAAGCTCGGAAGTCTCAACTTCTCAACAGAAGACCTGTCCAGTGAGCCAGATGCGTCCACCCTCACCGACTCCCGGGACGCCCAGTGGAGCGAGTCTTCCTTCTTGCGTGAGCCCCAGGTAGCCCCAAGGAACCCAGCTGCGACCTCTCGGCCATCAGGGAAACCTGCTTCAGAACACTTGAGAAGCCCCTCGTGGACAAGCAGAAGCTGA